A region from the Rhodohalobacter sp. SW132 genome encodes:
- a CDS encoding HPr family phosphocarrier protein, whose amino-acid sequence MIKKKVKVLNEAGLHARPSSILVKTASQFKSDLFIEMYGYRINGKSILGLMTLAAEKGSEMELIMDGPDEEEAMEAVTELFENKFKTA is encoded by the coding sequence ATGATTAAGAAAAAAGTAAAAGTGCTGAATGAAGCCGGATTACACGCCAGGCCATCGTCAATATTGGTAAAAACTGCATCCCAATTTAAATCAGATCTGTTTATCGAAATGTATGGCTACAGGATAAACGGCAAAAGTATTTTGGGGTTGATGACACTTGCCGCAGAGAAAGGGTCTGAAATGGAGTTGATTATGGACGGACCGGATGAAGAAGAGGCTATGGAAGCTGTTACAGAATTATTTGAGAATAAATTTAAAACCGCGTAA
- a CDS encoding DMT family transporter encodes MDVTNRSSVSHHSLLTLFTFFWGANFILAEIALREMSPISFSVSRFAVGGIMMLMVLYAQCYADAKRENKAFQFFPKIEKKDWGKLLIVAVLGATLAPWLGIEGLDLTHGSRASIWLALGPAISTGCGLLMRTEKLGRYGYIGILLAGVGTLIMAFDGLRPGQGYWAGDLLLLVALAMTVVELHLIKPLAKKYGSISMVAMRTAIGGSLYLVIASPSLAGEEWLTFGFWTWFAIIAGGGIGVGIGQWVKVRALRQLGPTRVVIYGNLVPLAAMFIAWLSIGENPSVFEIVAGGLIIAGAILIQVIDVIKRNKVTTPDEDQLSVVSSGKQD; translated from the coding sequence ATGGACGTTACGAACCGCAGTTCAGTATCTCATCACAGTTTGCTTACCCTGTTTACGTTTTTCTGGGGTGCGAACTTTATCTTGGCCGAAATCGCGCTGAGGGAAATGTCACCCATCTCATTTAGTGTTAGCCGTTTTGCAGTTGGCGGAATCATGATGCTGATGGTACTGTATGCTCAGTGTTATGCAGATGCCAAACGGGAAAATAAAGCCTTTCAATTTTTCCCGAAGATTGAGAAAAAAGACTGGGGAAAATTGCTGATCGTAGCCGTTTTGGGCGCAACACTTGCGCCATGGCTCGGAATTGAAGGGCTGGACCTCACACACGGTTCACGCGCTTCGATCTGGCTGGCGCTCGGACCCGCAATCAGCACAGGATGCGGTCTGCTGATGAGAACCGAAAAACTGGGCCGATACGGTTACATCGGAATTCTGCTTGCCGGAGTCGGCACCCTGATCATGGCGTTCGACGGACTTCGTCCCGGTCAGGGTTACTGGGCCGGCGACCTTCTTCTGCTGGTGGCCCTGGCCATGACCGTTGTAGAACTGCATCTGATCAAACCGCTGGCAAAAAAATATGGCTCGATCAGTATGGTGGCGATGCGAACGGCAATTGGCGGTTCTCTCTACCTGGTTATCGCATCACCGTCACTTGCAGGTGAAGAGTGGCTGACATTTGGATTCTGGACCTGGTTTGCCATAATTGCGGGTGGCGGAATTGGGGTTGGTATCGGGCAGTGGGTGAAAGTGAGGGCTCTCCGGCAGCTGGGGCCCACCCGAGTGGTCATCTATGGTAATCTCGTTCCGCTCGCTGCAATGTTTATAGCATGGCTTTCAATAGGTGAAAACCCTTCGGTTTTCGAAATAGTAGCCGGGGGATTAATTATTGCCGGGGCAATCCTTATCCAGGTAATTGATGTTATCAAACGTAATAAAGTAACGACGCCGGATGAAGATCAGCTTTCGGTAGTTAGCAGCGGGAAACAGGATTGA
- a CDS encoding LLM class flavin-dependent oxidoreductase, whose amino-acid sequence MELGLYTFVENTPVADTGQTLHPSERLRNLMEEIELADEAGLDIVGIGEHHRSEYISSAPAVILAAAAERTKKIRLSSAVTVLGSEDPVRVFQQYSTLDLLSQGRAEIMVGRGSFVESFPLFGQDLEDYDELFAENLELLLKLRENETVSWSGKYRPSISSRGVYPRPMQSDLPIWIAVGGTPQSAYRAGALGIPMALAIIGGEPARMKPLADLHRRGAAENGQEKQPLSINSHGFLADTSQEAHDIAFPAFKVQMDKIGRERGWPPMSREQFEASTTLHGANVVGSPEQIIEKILHQHEIFGHTRFQLQMSVGSIPHEKLMRSIELFATKVAPAVRKELKAVEA is encoded by the coding sequence ATGGAATTAGGACTTTATACATTCGTAGAAAACACACCGGTAGCGGATACAGGGCAAACCCTTCATCCATCTGAACGCCTTCGCAATTTGATGGAGGAGATTGAACTGGCTGATGAAGCGGGACTTGATATTGTAGGGATTGGTGAGCATCACCGTTCGGAATATATTTCATCCGCGCCCGCGGTAATTCTCGCGGCAGCCGCTGAACGCACGAAAAAGATTCGGCTCTCCAGTGCGGTAACAGTATTGGGTTCCGAAGATCCTGTTCGCGTATTTCAGCAATACTCCACGCTTGATCTGCTCTCGCAGGGGAGGGCTGAAATTATGGTCGGCCGCGGTTCCTTTGTAGAATCCTTTCCGCTTTTCGGACAGGACCTGGAAGATTATGATGAGCTATTTGCAGAAAACCTGGAACTGCTGCTGAAACTTCGGGAAAATGAAACGGTGAGCTGGAGCGGAAAATACCGGCCATCGATTAGCAGCCGGGGAGTATATCCGCGCCCGATGCAGTCTGATCTGCCCATCTGGATCGCTGTTGGCGGAACTCCACAATCTGCCTATCGTGCGGGAGCACTCGGAATTCCGATGGCCCTTGCTATTATTGGCGGAGAGCCCGCCCGGATGAAACCGCTTGCTGACCTTCATCGCCGCGGAGCTGCAGAAAACGGGCAGGAGAAGCAGCCGCTGAGCATCAACTCTCACGGATTTCTTGCCGATACTTCACAGGAAGCCCACGACATCGCATTTCCGGCGTTTAAAGTTCAAATGGATAAAATCGGCAGAGAAAGAGGGTGGCCGCCAATGAGCCGCGAGCAATTTGAAGCCTCAACCACTCTGCACGGCGCAAATGTTGTGGGAAGCCCGGAGCAGATCATTGAAAAAATATTACATCAGCACGAGATATTTGGTCATACCCGATTTCAGCTGCAGATGAGCGTCGGCAGTATTCCACACGAAAAACTGATGCGATCCATCGAGCTTTTTGCTACAAAAGTGGCTCCGGCGGTGCGAAAAGAATTGAAGGCGGTAGAAGCCTGA
- a CDS encoding peptidylprolyl isomerase, which translates to MNILHSSLGIVSFSIILLLLTNCSGQPEPIYTNPVIVDVYPGLAEAVVSRDFDQLHGYLSHEDENVRAAAWHAIGKSETDQTERLLTAVIRENSIAAWQALSFYEIDAEGVEQVDELLQREDNTYIKACEFYRRQGDADHIPMLLQKKDPSEHAHRCAAAIGAIVSRVEINDEMKRDILNRAFESENPEYRRNLLYGFYRSGLNRPEPESELRQAILDDWLETVFGSEKETDRYMVRILGEKAAENLLELHGGIRRVNDIPLAVEIARNIPLTGDEHSDVDRIKSFLSHSNPHVIAQTLETLKQHAFSSDELNDFIYSEITVPTRNPEVFITSLEYLQQQNINLSGLAEKQLFAEKAGPYLTHRYLEFYRTEKSPDEYLRKIEEHIKAGEIRSLHATQSLSQFWTENDADAHRAEIHRLVRIAVESQSRSAISGLNTLLNDEVIIEETDFEWLDGVYTDAVENGYDEFAEQLGQNLESRFPDRYTQRHDAFQKEFRMPDWDRLHALGTRPHWRLETSRGVVEVRLDPLTAPFTVSSIDSLTRAGAYEGAAFHRVVRNFVVQGGDFDRRDGFGGPDYRIPTEPSTRSFERGSVGIASSGTDTEGGQFYFMHIWAPHLDGSYTRFGEVVRGMDVVDKLRIGDRVERASISVR; encoded by the coding sequence GTGAATATTCTTCATTCATCTTTGGGGATCGTATCATTCAGTATCATCCTTTTACTGCTGACCAACTGTTCCGGTCAGCCTGAACCGATTTACACAAATCCTGTTATTGTAGATGTGTATCCCGGTCTGGCAGAAGCTGTGGTTAGCCGTGATTTTGATCAGCTTCATGGTTATCTCTCCCACGAAGATGAGAATGTGAGAGCTGCAGCTTGGCATGCGATTGGGAAAAGTGAGACCGATCAAACCGAAAGACTGTTAACTGCAGTTATTCGTGAAAATAGTATTGCTGCGTGGCAGGCACTCTCTTTTTATGAAATCGATGCGGAAGGTGTTGAGCAAGTTGATGAACTATTGCAACGCGAGGACAATACATACATCAAAGCGTGTGAATTTTACCGGCGGCAGGGGGATGCCGACCACATTCCAATGTTATTGCAGAAAAAGGATCCATCAGAACATGCCCATCGATGTGCTGCGGCGATTGGGGCGATTGTTTCCAGGGTAGAAATTAATGATGAGATGAAACGCGATATTTTAAATCGTGCTTTTGAGTCTGAAAATCCCGAATACCGAAGAAATCTGCTGTATGGATTTTATCGAAGCGGACTGAACCGTCCTGAACCCGAAAGTGAATTGCGGCAGGCGATTTTGGATGATTGGCTGGAGACAGTGTTCGGCAGTGAAAAAGAAACCGATCGCTACATGGTGAGAATTCTTGGTGAAAAAGCCGCTGAAAATCTTCTTGAACTACACGGTGGAATCCGCCGGGTCAATGATATTCCGCTGGCTGTGGAGATTGCCCGAAACATTCCCCTGACCGGAGATGAGCATTCTGATGTAGACCGGATAAAATCATTTCTGAGCCACTCCAACCCACATGTGATTGCACAAACTTTGGAAACACTCAAGCAGCATGCGTTTTCTTCAGATGAATTAAACGATTTTATTTATAGTGAGATCACGGTTCCTACCCGGAATCCTGAAGTTTTTATTACATCCCTGGAATACCTTCAGCAGCAAAATATAAATCTGTCGGGATTAGCTGAAAAACAGCTCTTTGCTGAAAAAGCCGGACCATACCTTACCCATCGATACCTGGAATTTTACAGGACTGAAAAGTCACCTGATGAGTACCTCCGTAAAATTGAGGAACATATCAAAGCGGGTGAGATCCGATCCCTTCACGCAACGCAATCTCTTTCACAATTCTGGACAGAGAATGATGCGGATGCCCATCGGGCAGAAATTCACCGGTTAGTCCGGATAGCGGTAGAATCTCAAAGCCGAAGCGCCATTTCGGGATTAAACACGCTGCTGAATGATGAAGTCATAATTGAAGAGACTGATTTTGAATGGCTGGACGGCGTTTATACAGATGCTGTTGAGAATGGATATGATGAATTTGCGGAGCAGCTGGGTCAGAATCTGGAGAGCCGCTTTCCTGATCGATACACTCAGCGGCATGATGCATTTCAAAAAGAGTTCAGAATGCCCGATTGGGATCGATTGCATGCGCTGGGTACACGTCCCCACTGGCGGCTCGAAACCAGCCGGGGAGTGGTAGAGGTTCGGCTTGATCCGCTCACGGCCCCGTTCACCGTATCATCCATCGACAGCCTGACGCGCGCAGGCGCTTACGAAGGAGCAGCGTTCCACCGGGTTGTTCGGAATTTTGTGGTTCAGGGCGGAGATTTTGATCGAAGGGATGGATTTGGGGGACCGGACTATCGTATTCCAACGGAACCATCAACCCGCTCTTTTGAACGCGGCTCTGTGGGGATTGCAAGTTCAGGCACCGACACCGAGGGCGGACAGTTTTATTTCATGCACATTTGGGCACCTCATCTCGATGGAAGCTATACGCGGTTTGGTGAGGTTGTTCGGGGGATGGATGTTGTAGACAAACTCAGAATTGGCGACAGGGTGGAGCGTGCCTCCATTTCTGTCCGTTAG
- the lexA gene encoding transcriptional repressor LexA, with amino-acid sequence MDHAQLTRKQKEFFDFITDYKMEYDVWPTYREISDQFNYKSPNSVTQNIQALLKKGYLIKGEDEEYDIHPEYGEVLDDKKSTGIPVKGLIAAGYLQEAVESDLGEITLETLFPNIESLFALRVSGMSMKDAGIYDGDFVLLMDSDVKDGDIGAVLFNGETSLKKIYYGKNGLRLEPANSEFSDIIVEPDIFEEVRIIGKYIGHVNKNGIHRAVPARKAS; translated from the coding sequence ATGGACCACGCACAATTAACCCGAAAACAGAAAGAGTTCTTTGATTTTATAACAGATTATAAAATGGAGTATGATGTATGGCCAACCTATCGGGAAATTTCGGATCAATTTAATTATAAATCACCCAACAGCGTAACACAAAACATTCAGGCGCTGCTAAAAAAAGGATATCTCATTAAAGGTGAGGATGAAGAGTACGATATCCATCCGGAATATGGCGAGGTTCTTGACGATAAAAAAAGCACCGGAATCCCGGTAAAGGGTTTAATTGCAGCCGGTTATCTGCAGGAAGCCGTGGAATCTGATCTGGGTGAAATCACCCTCGAAACACTCTTTCCGAATATAGAGAGCCTTTTTGCCCTCCGGGTTTCGGGAATGAGCATGAAAGATGCCGGAATATATGATGGTGACTTTGTTCTTTTGATGGATAGTGATGTTAAAGACGGGGATATCGGAGCGGTTCTGTTTAACGGAGAAACCAGTCTCAAGAAAATTTACTATGGCAAAAATGGACTCCGGCTGGAACCTGCCAACTCCGAATTCAGTGATATTATAGTTGAACCCGACATTTTTGAAGAAGTACGTATCATCGGAAAATATATTGGGCACGTGAACAAAAACGGTATTCACCGGGCTGTTCCCGCACGGAAAGCGAGTTAA